In one Halichondria panicea chromosome 4, odHalPani1.1, whole genome shotgun sequence genomic region, the following are encoded:
- the LOC135335372 gene encoding uncharacterized protein LOC135335372: MVAKVLHLTLLLGVVAVTSVIGQRNIALSGPEFRRLRLGQNPELLQYAAMTLETVTIVIDGPEVLAVVQEDVNANFWCLPWLQRFPGGSIRWLFQRRDVLTGAPNDVLAPVSPDDRHQIIGGDFNEWLNITKTLLSVGAASTSNGLYICEVCLFRGTQFEECHFANTSLQFIGGPPILDVATDNNPFSVTGTGLTADIEYKIGSDFCIEPNFRGTVTILCQIVNAESDNVLNVSRAFPVPFRSWSLNEDLLYSKLSTTFPNIEDNIDFYLMPVERRVLMPQYFCPETILRTPSVGRLQGAIQLEFDLYNAVLIPPFTTLELARKAAYRAVVGAWTCRANNTFGSDMATSNIRICAAPDIQVCSRTQFSRIGDVVPVGCTVCIPEGDIIRLDCTAQSSTKVFYEWKNSADLVVSTSPLLITRTNDNYTCTATNLDHTPTIAVSMVVYRDIVTFTAQIAEDFLSVLQMDNGCSRLSNQVGLENIAICVFVGETLELNCTTDDNAMVPLEITAPDGSMATGSLIVSSVDMGDEGTYSCRLSNDPGPCGQATEQREVRVFDFERPSMPSSFIDQRNIALSGPEIQLLRLGQNPALLKLAALTLESVIILIDDPEVLAVVQEDVNANFWCLPWLQRFPGGTIRWLFQRRDVDTGEPVPGSTLSEISGNDPLTRIGGYFNEWLNITETILVLGAASTSNGLYVCEVCLFRGTQFEECHLANTSLQVIGGPPFLDVATDNNPSSVTMGEITEIEYLIGSDFCIAPDYRGTVTILCVIINAGQPNPLNISRAFPVPFRSWSLNGDLLYSEISTGTPNIVDSTEFFSASVDRMVLMPQYFFPESVLGTPTVGRLQGAIQLNFALFNASFAPLFGSLEASRAAAYRAVVGAWTCGANKTFGSDMATSNVRICSAPDVQVCPSENTQFPQSRDVVPVGCTVCILEGDIIMLNCTGQSVSEVFYEWRNGVGIVVSTSPLLTTDNKDNYTCTAIDSGHIPAIAVSMVAYREDVTFTAQYREEFFFASRVDNGCSRLTNQVGLENVTLCAFVGETIELNCATDDNEMVPLEITAPDGSMANGSLIVSSVDMGDEGTYSCRLSKDPGPCGQATEQREVRVFVPRCPLGTYIADLSTGESACVPCPGNSFNSGKNLNIIMKCTCFRGYYRTKLEGPNFVCSAPPVNCKSLQVVAERTQGNTITVRWERPEITGRDDFYYNIFYSEDNQTFTQHNSRPYVKQDALVDYSVSGLRPLTIYTIRVITENGVSDQDEGRQNRSCEVVTMTGDTRSNAPSLVIGFCTNVVWTTPTRSYGRITGYDVRFAPQGSGSDLVVSKGRRELFHAVEDTRLVSTDNIMVQVRAKTSAAEGRWSELVPLGCRNTEDSTGPLYE; this comes from the exons ATGGTCGCCAAGGTGCTTCATCTAACGCTGTTGCTTGGCGTTGTCGCAGTAACAAGCGTCATAGGCCAAAGGAACATTGCACTGTCAGGACCTGAATTCAGACGATTGAGGCTAGGTCAAAATCCTGAGCTTCTCCAATACGCTGCGATGACTCTGGAAACAGTAACAATAGTAATTGATGGCCCTGAAGTTCTTGCTGTTGTACAAGAGGATGTCAATGCCAATTTCTGGTGCCTTCCTTGGCTGCAGAGGTTTCCTGGAGGATCGATCAGATGGTTGTTCCAGAGGAGAGATGTACTCACTG GAGCGCCAAATGATGTCCTTGCTCCCGTCTCACCTGATGATCGACACCAAATAATTGGTGGAGACTTTAATGAATGGCTCAATATAACAAAAACGCTTCTCAGTGTAGGCGCTGCATCAACTTCCAATGGCTTGTATATTTGTGAAGTTTGCCTTTTCCGTGGAACGCAATTTGAAGAGTGTCACTTCGCTAACACCTCTCTGCAATTTATTGGAGGTCCTCCTATTCTTGATGTTGCTACTGACAACA ATCCTTTTAGTGTAACTGGTACGGGACTCACAGCTGATATCGAGTACAAGATAGGATCTGATTTTTGCATAGAACCAAACTTCCGAGGAACTGTTACTATTCTCTGCCAAATAGTCAATGCTGAATCAGACAATGTCCTGAATGTATCGCGAGCCTTTCCTGTTCCATTCCGTTCATGGTCACTTAATGAAGACTTACTCTACTCAAAATTAAGTACCACTTTTCCAAACATTGAGGATAACATAGACTTTTATTTGATGCCAGTGGAACGTAGGGTGTTGATGCCACAATATTTTTGTCCAGAAACGATACTTAGAACTCCGAGTGTGGGTCGTCTGCAAGGTGCAATTCAATTGGAATTCGACCTGTATAATGCAGTACTGATTCCTCCATTTACCACACTTGAACTAGCAAGGAAGGCAGCTTACCGGGCGGTGGTTGGAGCTTGGACTTGTCGGGCAAACAACACATTTGGATCAGACATGGCAACTTCAAACATCAGAATTT GTGCCGCTCCTGATATTCAGGTCTGCTCTCGCACTCAGTTTTCACGGATTGGTGATGTTGTCCCTGTTGGGTGTACTGTTTGCATTCCGGAAGGTGATATTATAAGGTTGGACTGCACCGCACAGAGCTCTACAAAAGTATTTTACGAGTGGAAGAACAGTGCTGATCTAGTCGTGTCTACCTCACCTTTGCTCATTACTCGCACTAATGACAACTACACGTGTACGGCTACAAACTTAGACCATACCCCAACAATCGCTGTCTCCATGGTTGTCT ATAGGGATATTGTCACCTTCACTGCTCAAATTGCAGAAGATTTTTTGTCTGTGCTCCAGATGGACAATGGCTGCTCAAG GTTGAGCAACCAGGTAGGACTTGAGAATATAGCTATCTGTGTATTCGTTGGGGAGACGCTTGAGCTAAACTGCACTACTGATGACAATGCAATGGTTCCGTTAGAAATCACAGCTCCTGATGGGAGTATGGCCACTGGATCACTGATTGTGTCAAGTGTGGACATGGGTGACGAAGGCACTTACAGCTGTCGACTGAGCAATGACCCAGGTCCTTGTGGGCAAGCAACTGAGCAGAGAGAAGTGCGAGTATTTG ATTTCGAAAGACCAAGCATGCCAAGTTCAT TCATAGATCAAAGGAACATTGCACTGTCAGGCCCTGAGATTCAACTATTGAGGCTAGGTCAAAATCCTGCGCTTCTCAAATTGGCTGCTTTGACTTTGGAGTCAGTAATAATTCTAATTGATGATCCTGAAGTTCTTGCTGTTGTACAAGAGGATGTCAATGCCAATTTCTGGTGCCTTCCTTGGCTGCAGAGGTTTCCTGGAGGAACGATCAGATGGTTGTTCCAGAGGAGAGATGTAGACACTG GAGAACCTGTTCCAGGAAGTACTCTTTCAGAGATATCTGGAAATGATCCCTTGACGCGAATTGGTGGATACTTTAATGAATGGCTCAATATAACTGAAACGATTCTCGTTCTAGGTGCTGCATCAACTTCCAATGGCTTGTACGTTTGTGAAGTTTGCCTTTTCCGTGGAACGCAATTTGAAGAGTGCCACTTGGCTAATACCTCCCTACAAGTTATTGGAGGTCCTCCTTTTCTTGATGTTGCTACTGACAACA ATCCAAGTAGTGTAACAATGGGAGAGATCACTGAAATCGAGTACTTAATAGGATCTGATTTTTGTATTGCACCTGACTACCGAGGAACTGTTACTATTCTCTGCGTCATAATCAATGCTGGTCAACCTAATCCTCTAAATATATCACGAGCCTTTCCTGTTCCATTCCGTTCATGGTCGCTTAATGGAGACTTGCTCTACTCAGAAATAAGTACTGGTACTCCAAACATCGTGGATAGTACGGAGTTTTTTTCGGCGTCAGTGGATCGTATGGTATTGATGCCACAATATTTCTTTCCAGAATCGGTTCTTGGAACTCCGACTGTTGGTCGTCTGCAAGGTGCAATTCAATTGAACTTTGCACTGTTTAATGCATCTTTTGCTCCTTTATTTGGCTCTCTTGAGGCATCAAGGGCGGCAGCTTACCGGGCTGTGGTCGGAGCTTGGACTTGTGGGGCAAACAAAACATTTGGATCAGACATGGCAACTTCAAACGTCAGAATTT GTTCTGCTCCAGATGTTCAGGTCTGCCCTAGTGAGAACACTCAGTTCCCACAGAGCCGTGATGTTGTCCCTGTTGGGTGTACTGTTTGCATTCTTGAAGGTGATATCATAATGTTGAACTGCACCGGACAGAGTGTGTCAGAGGTATTTTACGAGTGGAGGAATGGTGTTGGTATAGTTGTGTCCACCTCACCTCTGCTCACTACTGACAACAAAGACAACTACACTTGTACCGCTATAGACTCTGGCCATATTCCAGCTATCGCTGTCTCCATGGTTGCCT ATAGGGAGGATGTCACTTTCACTGCTCAATATAGAGAAGAGTTTTTCTTTGCATCGCGGGTGGACAATGGCTGCTCCAG GTTGACCAACCAGGTAGGACTTGAGAATGTAACTCTCTGTGCCTTTGTTGGGGAGACAATTGAGCTAAACTGCGCTACTGATGACAATGAAATGGTTCCGTTAGAAATCACAGCTCCTGATGGTAGTATGGCCAATGGATCACTGATTGTGTCGAGTGTGGACATGGGTGACGAAGGAACTTACAGCTGTCGACTGAGTAAGGACCCAGGTCCTTGTGGGCAAGCAACTGAGCAGAGAGAAGTGCGAGTGTTTG TGCCCAGGTGCCCATTGGGGACCTATATAGCAGACTTATCTACTGGAGAGAGTGCTTGTGTTCCTTGTCCTGGAAACAGCTTTAATTCTGGAAAAAATCTCAATATTATCATGAAGTGTACCTGTTTCCGTGGCTACTACAGAACAAAATTAGAGGGACCCAACTTTGTGTGTTCAG ctCCTCCGGTTAACTGTAAGAGTTTGCAAGTAGTTGCTGAGAGAACTCAAGGTAACACAATCACTGTGCGTTGGGAGAGGCCTGAGATCACTGGGAGAGATGACTTCTACTACAATATATTCTACTCTGAGGACAACCAGACCTTCACTCAACACAACAGCAGGCCGTATGTCAAACAAGATGCCCTGGTGGACTATTCAGTGTCTGGTCTGCGGCCACTCACCATCTACACCATCCGAGTGATcactgagaatggagtgaGTGATCAGGATGAGGGAAGACAGAACAGGAGCTGTGAGGTGGTAACCATGACTGGGGATACAA GGTCTAATGCCCCATCCCTGGTGATTGGTTTCTGCACTAATGTGGTTTGGACCACTCCCACAAGGTCGTATGGGAGGATTACTGGCTACGATGTCAGATTCGCTCCTCAAGGGTCTGGTTCGGATCTGGTAGTGTCTAAAGGAAGAAGAGAACTTTTCCATGCCGTTGAAGATACCAGGCTAGTCAGCACTGACAACATCATGGTGCAG GTGAGAGCCAAAACGTCAGCTGCAGAGGGGAGGTGGAGTGAGCTGGTGCCACTGG GTTGCAGGAATACTGAAGATTCCACTGGCCCTTTGTATGAGTGA